One part of the Glycine max cultivar Williams 82 chromosome 14, Glycine_max_v4.0, whole genome shotgun sequence genome encodes these proteins:
- the LOC102666955 gene encoding uncharacterized protein: MSLKWRQFKYELKSKGYDESKIKEEMVAHIPDPRVDPSQYRDLVYYWCSEKRQVYMTINKRNHPKYEDLHCMGTKNLPRRTHEMTTKAKGVQPSRDELKKKMIEAESSQNLQSTQDSTNWKNDIYLKVKGHEKRGRVRCLGKLPHQASSSQSSYANNRIQKLENLLENLVVVLKVHFAEDPQINQVLEAIDQEEHGLDGEDVRML, encoded by the exons ATGAGTTTGAaatggaggcaatttaaataTGAACTGAAATCAAAAGGATATGATGAGAGCAAAATTAAGGAGGAAATGGTTGCTCACATCCCAGATCCAAGGGTTGATCCTTCTCAATATCGTGATTTAGTATATTATTGGTGTTCTGAGAAACGACAGGTATACATGACA ATTAACAAAAGAAATCACCCAAAATATGAGGACTTGCATTGCATGGGAACCAAGAATCTTCCAAGACGGACTCATGAGAtg ACAACAAAGGCTAAGGGAGTGCAACCTTCTCG GGatgaactaaaaaagaaaatgattgaaGCAGAGAGTTCACAAAATTTACAAAGCACCCAAGATTCTACTAATtggaaaaatgatatatatttaaaagtcaAAGGACATGAAAAAAGAGGACGTGTGCGTTGTCTTGGCAAGCTTCCACATCAAGCAAGTTCATCTCAAAGCTCTTATGCAAACAATAGAATTCAAAAGTTGGAGAATTTGCTTGAAAACCTTGTTGTTGTCCTTAAAGTGCATTTTGCAGAAGATCCACAAATTAATCAAGTCTTAGAAGCTATAGATCAAGAG
- the LOC106795944 gene encoding uncharacterized protein encodes MPKVKCFRNPQKSAPQPQCPSPSDSTQAPEVPTGNVPLSHVSTSEVPAMNPEISSPPSDSTQAPEVPTGNVPLSHVSTSEVPQEDETTRRHVGRESTHWWTVEAIDSEETIKKIKVKVRGVNSLPRELSIIVNFDDQGQAIGEAQALLAGFLGTLVADCKLFPMDYDRWSGPSGVPKAYFDDCFETILKELCRRNKEIQSKQVIPHTGGSKANPRRRNELLLETGKLPSRGQLYIETHKRKDGSFVNEVAKTIAEQIEVVLTQSIVDESEVSPLDVVGRVVGLEHSGRVRCMG; translated from the exons ATGCCAAAGGTGAAGTGTTTTAGAAATCCACAAAAATCAGCACCTCAACCACAATGTCCCTCACCAAGTGATTCCACACAAGCTCCTGAAGTCCCAACTGGTAATGTCCCTCTTTCTCATGTATCAACATCTGAAGTTCCAGCAATGAATCCTGAAATTTCTTCCCCACCAAGTGATTCCACACAAGCTCCTGAAGTCCCAACTGGTAATGTCCCTCTTTCTCATGTATCAACATCTGAAGTTCCACAAGAAGATGAAACAACTAGACGTCATGTTGGGCGTGAGTCTACACACTGGTGGACTGTTGAGGCAATAG acTCTGAAGAAACGATCAAGAAGATTAAGGTGAAAGTTAGGGGAGTCAATAGCTTACCTAGGGAGTTAAGCATCATTGTGAATTTTGATGACCAAGGCCAAGCAATTGGTGAAGCACAAGCCTTGCTTGCAGGATTTCTTGGAACACTAGTAGCtgattgcaaattatttcctatggATTATGATAGATGGTCTGGACCTTCAGGCGTACCTAAAGCATATTTTGATGATTGCTTTGAAACAATTTTAAAG GAACTTTGTAggagaaataaagaaattcaAAGCAAGCAAGTTATTCCACACACTGGTGGATCCAAAGCTAATCctagaagaagaaatgagttg TTGTTAGAAACTGGGAAGCTACCAAGTCGTGGACAATTATATATTGAAACTCATAAAAGGAAAGATGGATCATTTGTAAATGAAGTAGCAAAGACTATAGCG GAACAAATTGAAGTAGTATTGACTCAAAGCATAGTTGATGAATCTGAAGTTTCTCCTCTTGATGTTGTTGGTAGAGTGGTAGGGTTAGAGCACTCTGGGAGAGTGCGATGCATGGGATGA